CTTAATCTTATTTCAATAGGATCAATCCCTAACTCATTTCCTATCATGTTAATAATCCTTTCAATGAAATACGTTGCTTCAGGCCTTCCAGCTCCTCTATATGATGTAGTAGGAACTTTATTAGTATGAACTGCATACACAGAAAGTAAAGCATCTCTTATCTTATAAGGGCCTAATAATATTCTTGCTGTACTTTTTACGTTACCTCCTTCGTCATCATTAGCATCAGCATAGGGCGCTCCTAAATCGCCTATTATTGTTCCTACTAAACTAGTAATTATACCATCTTTAGTAAAACCTACTTTAAATTTTAATTTTTTATCTCTACCATGGCCTGCGCTAATCATCTCTTCAGTTCTCGTAGGGATCCACTTTAATGGAACCTTAAGTTTCATCGCCAATTTTGCTAACGCGTACTCTTCTGGATGTGTAATTATTTTACTTCCGAAGGCTCCTCCTACATCTGGTTGGATTACTCTAATGTCTGAAAATCCTAGAAAATTTACTAGATTTCTCCTTAGATAGTGAGCTGATTGAGTTGAAGACCATACAGTTAATCTTTGTCCATCAAAGAATGATACATTACCCCTAGTTTCTAATGGTGATGCAATCATTCTTTGATTAATCAATTCTCCTTCTATAACTTCAGAATCTTTCAGAACTTTTTCTGGATCTCCTGAAGAGTATACTTCCTTAAAATATATATTAGATGAAAGTTTCGAGTATACTTTTACTTCATCTTTTATTGCTTCGTAAGGGTCTAAAATATAAGGTAAATCTTCATATTCAACTTCTATGCTTTCAAGTAAATCATAAGCTTCATATCTATCTTTAGCTATTACACAAGCAATTGGTTGGCCTATATAAGTTGTTTCTTGGGTAGGAATAGGGAAATCCTTTCCAGGATTTATATCTTCTCCGGTAAAAACTCCATCAGTTTTCTTTACTTTAATCCTAGCATGTGGCTTAGTTGATCTTAAAAACGCTACGAACATTTCTCCAGGCAGTTTTATATCATCAACATAAGCACCTTTATCTGTAATAAGCCTAGGATCTTCAATCCTTTTTATTGGTTTACCAATATATTGCATAAAAATAATTAATAGAATACACTTATATTTTCTTTATTCTTGTTAAAGCAGACGGATGAGTAGATAAAATATTTGATTTTCTTTCTCCATATTTAATTATAATCTCATGAAGTACTTCCTTATCTACTATTCTAGTAGCAAATGAATCTGCTTGTAATTCAAAGAATCTGGATAAATATCTCTGAAATAGAATTAGAGTTATTGCTAAAGGGATAAAAAATAGTATATTTGTTACACTATTTAATAATGCAAATACTAAAATATTTATTAAAATTAGCATCTTTATATGATGATGCAACTTTATATGTCCTAATTCATGAGCAATCATAGCCTTAATTTCTTCTTCCTTTAAATTTAGACTAGCAGAAGTTAAAATAATATCTCCGTTATATAGAGAAAAGGCATTTATATAGTCTCCATCTCTTATTTTTGCGGTAATGGTTTTATTCCCTAATTGAAATTGAACATGCTTTTCATATTTCATAAATTTAGGCAAAGTAAGATAGATTGAATCAATAAATATGAGTGACAGTATAGCGAAAATAATCACTTGCATACTATATTATATGAAGTAGTACTATATATTTAGTACTAAAAAAGTTTCAAAAACCCCTCTCCTCAATAATACATGTGAAAGCAATACTTTTAGAAAATGGAAAGCCAGTACTTAAAGAAGTTCCAGTTCCAACTTTGCAAGATGGGGACGTCCTAGTTAAAATGAAGGCTTGTGGACTCTGCGGAACTGATGTGGAGAAAATCTGCGGACAATATACTGCTTCTCAACCTATTTTAGGACATGAACCTGCAGGAATTATTTCACAATCTAAAGTAGATTGGTTGAAAGAAGGAGATAGAGTTTTTGCTCACCATCATGTTCCTTGTTATGAATGTTATTACTGCAAAAAAGGAAGCCCAACAATGTGTCCATATTATAGAAAAACCAATTTAGATCCAGGTGGATTTGCAGAATACTTTAGAGTTCCCGCATGGAATGTCAGTAAAGGAGGAATACTAAAATTACCCGATTCAGTAAGTTTTGATGAAGCATCTTTTATTGAACCATTAGCAACAGTTATAAGAGGACAAAGAAGAGTTTTCATTGACAAGGACGATTATGTTTTAGTTGTCGGAGCAGGACCAATGGGATTACTTCATGTTCTTTTAGCTAAAGCAAATGGTGCAGGAAAAGTTTTCGTCTCAGATGTATCAGATTTTAGAAACGACTATTCCTTAAAAGTAGGTGCAGACGAAGCATTGAATCCTAAGAATGTGGACGTTATAAGCGAAATAAAGAAAAATACTGATGGAAGAGGTGTAGATGTAAGTATTATAGCATCTGGAGCTCCATCAGCAATACTTACAGGATTAAATGCTGTAAGAAAAGGAGGAAGAGTATTGCTTTTTGGCGTACCATATAAAGGAACTATTTTAAATTATGATATAAGTAATCTCTTAAATTACGAAATTTCTATAATTTCTAGTAATGCTGCTGTAGAAGAAGACACTAAAGAAGCATTAAAAATGATTTATGAGAAGAAAGTTGATGTAATGAAATTAGTCACTCATAAATTTAAGTTAGATGAATTTAATGATGCCGTAAGGATAGCTAAGGAAGGCAAGACCATAAAGGCTATAATATATGATTGAAATAAAAATAATATATAAGGAGAGAGTCATTTTAAATAATTTCAAAGAATTTTCAATATCCTTGCAATCAGGTAAGTTTCCTTCTCCTACAGAATAATATCCTATTTTTTCTAGTTTTATTCCTAAAATACCTGCCGCGATTGAAATAGGATATTTTGCGTTTGGACTCTCTATTTTACTTTCTTTTAAAGCATTAATTCCCTTTTTGACGTCAAAATGAAGAAAAAAACCGGAAATTAGCATAAATAATGCAGTAAGCCTAGCAGGTAAATAATTCAATATAGTATCCACTTTAGCTGAAAAATAGCCTTCTCTATAAAGTTCTTTAGTCTTATATCCTACCATACTATCCATAGTATTAGCTAATCTTTGAAGTAACGCACCAAATAATCCAAGTAATAAGAACCAGAATAAGGGAGAAGTAATCCCATCAACTAAGCTTTCGAATAAGGATTCTATAGCAGCAGAAGCGATGTGACCTTTATCCGCTTTAGATAAATCTCTTCTAACAATCTGCTGAACTAAAGATCTAGACTTATTATCTAATAATTTCGACTTATTTACTATACTGTATAACATTTTAATTGAAAAAGTAGTCTTTAAAATAAAGGATAATAGAATTATTTTTAAGATTATAAACACTCCATAGCTAGGAATAAGTAATGGTGACAAGAATAGTAATTGTACTGGTATAACTGAAATTATCCATAGAAATAGTCCATATAAGTATCCTGCAAAAGGTTTAATTAGCTCCTCTGAAATTTTTCCAGTCAAAACTACTGGATGAATATAAATAGGCGGTTCTCCTAAGACTAAATCTATAAGTAATGCAATAAATAATATAGGAAGCAATATTTCTCCTCAGATAATAAGAATAGAGGAAAAGATAAAGTTATTATAGCTCCAGTTAGATCTCCTGAAGAACCCCTTAGTATAATCTTACCTAAATAATAAAAGAGAATAAAAAGGATGACAAAGACAATTAGAGAATATCCAAGTATAAAAGGGATGAGCTGTAAAATTATCCATATATATTTGTCTCTAAGTTTTGAGTGAAATATCTTTCCTAAATAACTAAAATCCATAGGAGATAAAATTGAAAGATTAAGCATACCTAAGCCTCTTGATAAAACCTCTGCAGAAATTAAAGAAAGCATCAAATAAATTGATGGAGATGATAACTTATCTACTGCAATAAACATCAATATTAGATATACAAAACCTAACCCTATTCCGCCACTACCTATTTCAACATCTTTTAATGCCTTTACTCTCTTCTGATAATCTCCTCTAATCATTAACGCATCTCCAAAATCCAGTAAACCATCAAGATGATTAAAACCTCGTAGTATTTCAATAATGATAATTAATGCATATTTAGCCAAATTTCCTATAAGAAAATAAATAAGAAAATATGAAATAAAATCTATTAGTCCCGTTATTGTTCCTACTAATATTGGAGAAATAAAGCTATATTCTGCTACTAAATCGATGTCTCCCTTTACTGAAGGAATAATAGTAAAGAATGATATTTGTGAAAGGATTCCTTTTAAAGACTTCACATTCTTAAAATAACTATGCCAATTATAATTTCTTCAACAATGAGCGACTCAGGAAAATCATTTGTAACTACGGGGCTTGTCAGATTACTTAATGGAATTCCTTTTAAAGCACAAAATATGTCCCTAAATAGCTTTCCATCAGTAGAAGGAGGAGAAATTGCATTCATTCAAGCATTTCAATCGCTAGGAAGAGGATTAAAACCTAGAAATTTCATGAATCCAGTATTATTAAAGCCATCTGGAAATGGAATTGAAGTAATTTTATATGGTAAATCATTAGGTAATATTAATCCTAAGGAATATTATTCTATGATTTTTGAAATTTGGGATAAAAAAATCAAGAGAGAATTAAAAACTGACATGATAATAGAAGGAGCAGGTGGAATAGAACCCAATTTCCTAGATAGAGATATAACAACTATCTTCCCAATGAAAGAAGGAATTCCTTCTATTCTTGTTTTAGATATAGATAGAGGTGGATCTTTCTCATCAGCATATGGAGTTTATGAAATGTTACCTCCATCATTAAGACCGATGCTAAAAGGTTTCATAATAAATAAATTCAGAGGAGAAAAATCATTTTTAGATGACGCAATTACTTGGCTAGAACAAAGAACATCCATGAAGTATTTAGGAGCAATACCATATTTAGATAAAACTCCTATTATGGCAGAAGATTCAATGAATATAAGCGAAATAGGAGATGGAGAAATAAACGTTGCTATAATCAATTATCCTTATATGAGCAATTTTAATGAATTTCAAGCTTTTGAAAAATCTAACGCCTCAGTTACTTTTATTAACAATCCTAAAAAGGCGGAAAAAGCAGATCTAATTATTCTTCCGGGTAGTAGGAACACTTTCAAATCATTAGCCTGGTTAAAAGAAAGAGGATTTATAGAAGTTCTAAGGAAAAAACCAGTACTAGGAATATGTGGTGGTTTTCAAATAATGGGTAAAAAATTAATTGATCCGTATGGTATCGAAAGCGGAAAGCCTAGAGAGTATGAAGGTCTAGGATTTTTTGATTTTGAAGTAAGATTCGATATGGAAAAGGTAGTTTCAATAAGTATAGCAGAAAATGAAAGAAGAGGAAAAATTGTGGGATATGAAATAAGAAGAGGAAAAATTAATTACTACGAAGATAAACCTTTTTTGACAATAACTAAAAGAAATGAAATAGAAACCAATATCCAAGATGGAGCATTTAAAGGTAATAAGATGGGTTATAGTATCCATGGCTCATTATATAATTCAAGTATTCTAGATCTTTTTGACATAAAGATATTTAGTAAAAGTTTAGAAGAAGAAATATATGAAATGGCATCTAAAACAGAGAAAGTAATAAGGGATAATGTAGACATAGATAAAGTTAAAGAATTATATAACATTAAATATCCTAGATAAGTGTGTTTAATCCTTCAGAATTTATCAAAGAAATCGAGCCACAATTAATAAAATTTAAAGATGAAAAAATTTTAGCAGCAATAAGCGGTGGAGTAGACAGTACTACAGCTGCAGTATTAATGTATAAAATTTTAGGCAAGAATGTAATACCAGTAATGATTGATACTGGATTTTTGAGAAAAAATGAAGCTAATATTGTGAAGAATTCTCTAAAAGATATTATTCCAATTAAAATTATTGATAAAAGCAAAGAATTTATAAGTAATTTGGAAGGCTTAGAAGATGCAGAAGAAAAAAGGAAAAAATTTAGAGATTTATTTTATAATACGCTTTCAGAATTAATAAAAGAATATAAAATAACTTATCTAGTTCAAGGAACTATAGCTGCGGATTGGATAGAAACTCAAGGGGGTATAAAAACTCAACACAACGTTCTAGTTCAGCTAGGTATAGATACAGAGAAAACATGGGGATTTAAAGTAATAGAACCGTTAGCTGACTTATATAAAAATGAAGTAAGAGAAGTTGCAAGATATTTAGGCTTACCAAAAGAAATTTCAGAAAGACAACCATTTCCTGGGCCTGGTCTTTTAGTGAGAATAATAGGTAGAGTAACTAAAGAAAAATTAGAAATAGAAAGAGAAGCTAATAGTATTGTAGAAAAATATTTAGATGGAAAAGGATATTCTCAATATTTTTCTGCTATCTTGGAGTCAAATAAAATTTTAGATCAAACAATTTCTGCAGATTTAGGAGAAAAAGTATTTACGTATAAGAATAAGGCTACTGGAGTTAAAGGAGATGTAAGAAGTTTTGGTAAAATAGCAAGTATAGATAGTAATTGTGATTACGATAAACTAAGAGAAACTGTTCAAAAAATAACTAAATACGATATTACGCATGTTCTGTTAAAGCTTAAAGAAAAGGATCAAGATTTGCCATATTCTATCGCAATAAGAGCAGTAATTACTGAAGATTTTATGACTGCAGACTTTGCAAAGATAGATAAAGGAATTTTAAATAAAATTGCAGACGAAATAATGGATATACCTAAAGTTAAAGAAGTATTATATGATATAACTTCAAAACCTCCTGCCACTATTGAATTTGAATAATATCTAAAGTATTTATAAAACAATTTTATGTCTAAAAAAATGTTTATGCTGGAAATGCATATTTCAATTTTTCTAATAATTGTATTCTTTTCGCTGAACTTGGATGGTCACTAAAGAAATCTGAAAACCAAGACACTTTTTCATGTTTCCAGTATTCAATTAATTCATCTACACTGGTTTCTGGAATATCTTCATTAACTTCTATTGGAGAGAAGAATAGCATATTTGCTATATTATTGTTATTTTTCTTTTTATATTTTTCAAGAATTCTAGGATCAGTAGATAGTGTAATCTTTGCTAATGCTCTCTCTAAATTTTCAGCACCATTAGGTACTGTTTCTGCTGCATTAACATCTGCATACGCTTCTCTCATTCTATTTAAATAGAGGACAAAGAACTGGAATAGATAGCTTACTACTAGAAGCGCTATACCTACTAACCATAATGCTCCTGCATTGTTGTTTCTTCCTCCTCCTTCTGAGAACATCCCACTAAACATTAGTGAGTAGCCAATCCAGAATAATAGTGCTGGAATTAATCCTACAGCCATTAGTAATTGTACATCTTTATGCCTTAAATGACCAAGCTCGTGACCTAAAACTGCCTTTAGCTCATCTTTATTTAACATTTTTAATAGTGGTAATGTTATTGCTACTCTTTTTCCTGCTATTGGGCTTCCATAGGCAAAAGCATTAGGGAAAGGAACATTAGCTATATAGACTTTAGGAGGGGACATTCTATTGTACATTGCTACTTCATTTACAACATCGACTACCCATCCGTAAGTGGGATCATTTGGAGTCACTTCTACGGTTTTATACATTGCATTTATAAGATATGGCCCAAATAACCATTGTATTATATCAAGTACAATAAGGAATGATAAGATTCCTACTATTACTAGTGGAGCGAAACTTAGTCCATAGAAATAGCTAACTACGGCAAATATTAAAGCAAATCCTAAAAGGAATATCCCTATACTGGCTAGTAACATGTTAGCTTTGAGTTTTAATATAGTTAGGTTCATACTATTCAAAATAAAGTTTTAACATATGGGTTATTAAAGTTTAATCAAAACCCTTTTATAATTTAGGGTATAAAAACTTAAATTATCATTATTTTATTCTAGTTAACACAATTTATAACCAATAATCTTTAAAACAAGATAGATTAGAATTTTTAATTATTTTAGTCTTAATAAATGCTAATAAAAATAAGTATCTAGCAACTTATTAGTCTTATCTTAATATGTTATTTTAGTAAATTATTGTGTGGAATTATCACTTTAAATACTTAGTAATAATACTCCATTTATATTATAAAATATAGATAAACTAGTTATATTTTTGTATTCTGAATAAAATAGAAAAAGAAAATTATATACATAAATCTAGTTGAAGCATTTATATATCTCTATGTAGATATATTATTATGGAAGAACTAGTTAAAGAATACATGAGAAGTAATGTAATATCTGTAGATAAAGAATCTAAATTGAAAGATGTAGCTAAAATTATGACAGAAAATAACGTAGGATCAGTTATAGTAGTAGATAATGGTAAGCCTATAGGAATTATAACTGAAAAAGATATAGTAAGAGCTATTGGAAAAGGAGAAGATCTAAATTCATTGGCTAAAAATATAATGACTGCATCATTAATAACAATAAGAGAAGACTCACCAATAACTGGAGCTTTGAGCATTATGAGATCAAGTAATATAAGACATCTACCGGTAGTAGATAATTCAGGAAAATTATGCGGTATCCTCTCGATCAGAGATGTAGCTAAAGCACTAGATAATATGTTTGAGAATAGTTTAGATTAGGACAAATCTTAATAGTTCATTTATTTTTTCTTCATCTAATGAAGATAAAAATATGGAAAGAATGGTATGATATAATATTGAAACTTTCTGAAACTAGAAAAGAAGATTTAAGTAAAACTATAGATTATATTTCAAATACCAAGGAGTGCCTTAATTTGTCTAGAGTTAAAACATCTAAACTGAAAGAGATAAATGTAAATTTAGATAAAGAAATTTCAGATAAAGAAATTGAGAGAAAAATAGAAAAGTTTCTGTTTTGTGATTAATTATGGAAAATAAGGAAAAGCAAGGGAATAGGAGTGCAGGATTTGTAAGAATAGGCTTATTCAATCTTTTGTTAAAAACTTTAGTTGCTCCTATTTCTTTCCTTTTTTCGCTTTTAGTTGTTAGATACTTGTCTTCAATATCAATAGAAACTTTTGGAATATGGCAGTATATTTTCATTTTAGTAACTGGTTATTTTACTATTCCTGGAGATCTTTTTTCGTCAATAACGTCTAGATATTCCGCAGAAGGAAGAAAAATAGGTGGAATAATTATAATAAACGCTCTGGCAGGAGCTTTGTCCTCTCTTATTTATTTCTTTCTTATTCCTGACTTTGTAAATATTTCTGGGTATCATATATTTTCGTACTTTTACTTAGCCATTCTCTTAATAATATCAATTTATCTAATGAAGATAAGCAATTCTATAGCTATAGGAAAATCTCCTAGATTAACAGCTATATCTACAGTATCTTTTCAATTATTGAGATTAGGATCGGGTATTGTACTAATGTTTTATTTTCATTTATCAATAGAAGCAGTAATTTTAGCGTACACTATAGGCTACTTGTCTCAAATACTTTTCAACTTAGTTTTCGTCAATGCCAACTTAAAAGTAGATTTTAAAGTAGCATTTACAGCAGTTAAAAAGTCTCTAGTCTTTATCATGAATTATGTGCAATTAATAATAGAATCGACTTTAACGCTAATTATAGTTGCATTAGTAGGCTCTGCAATTCCAATTTCTTATTTTGAATCCGCATTAATAATTTCGAATATAGTATATTGGAGCCAAGCTTCAACAGATGGACTAGTTTTAAAGTTACAAGAATCTAAAGATCCTAAGCTAATTGAAACAGCATTAAAGCTATTTTTTACTGCCGGAGGAATTTTTCTCTTAATAATATTAGTAGATGGAGAAAGACTTTTGTATATTCTAAGACCAGAGTATATAGCTTCCATATGGGCATTGTTAGTTCTTTCTACTTCAAATTTTATCCGCGCTTTATATAGCATTTTTTATAGAGCAATATACATGAAGGATGAGACTCTGTCAGTAGAGTCAAAAGGTGAATTTAAAGGATATACAGCTAAATTGACTAGAAATAATGTAATAATATCAGCTTTTGGTGTAACATCAATGCTAATATTAGCATATATGATTAAAGATAATGAAAATATATATCAAATCTCTCCTTTACTTGCTGTAATAATATCTTCTGCTTTACTCATTAATTCTATTGGTATGTTAATTTCTTCTTTCTTAACCTCAAAAAAATTGTATAGTTTTAGATTTCCAAAAAGAGAAGCTATAGTATCAATTTTCTTATCGTTGTTAGCTTCGTTTCCTTTTCTTGGATTAACTAAAGAAAGAACTATTCCTGAATTAGAAATAATGATAAAACTAACACTTTTCTCGATAATAATTTATGTAGTATTAAGCTACTTCTTAAATCCATATGCAAGAAGCTTGATTAGAACGGCAATAAAAGAAGTAAAAAACTTTAAGCTATAAGATTGCTCTATATATATGTCAGGTTTAGATATAAGGTTAAAAAGACTTTTCGAAAAAGGGAAAACTTTCATTGTAGCCTTGGATCATGGATTAGTAATGGGACCATTAAAGGGAATAGAAAATCCGGCTGAAATAGTTTCAAAACTCTCTGGAATACCAGATGCATTACAGATGTCTCCTGCTATGCTAAGAATAGTAGAAGAAAACTTTTACACCAGATCTTCTTCTATGATAATAGCTAGGCTTGATACTGCAAACGTATGGAGAAAAGAAAGAAAGTTCTCGTCTGGCTATTATTCAATGGTTTATAATGTTAAAGAAGCAGTAGAAGCTGGAGCTGACGCTGTAGTCACTTACTTAGTAGTAGGCTATGGAGATGATAGAGTTGAAGGATATAACATAGATCAACTATCATTAGCTAGGAAAGAAGCTCATGATTATGGAATTCCTTTTATTATCGAACCATTATACGTTTCTCCAGATAATCCAGATTCTGTTAAAGATGTAAACTTAGTGAAATATGTTACTAGGTTAGCATCAGAAATAGGTGCTGATATTCTAAAAGTCGATTATACTGGAAGCAAAGAATCATTTAGAGAAGTAGTAAATGTTGCCTTTTCACCTATAGTAATTAGAGGAGGTCCAAAGACTAAGGATGATAAAGAATTTCTCATGATGTTAAAAGATGCTATAGATGCTGGAGCAAAAGGCATTACAGTAGGAAGAAACTTATGGCAATCCAAAGATCCAGTTAGTATGGCTAAGGCAATAGCTAGTATAATAAAAGAAGATAAAAAAATCGAGGAAATAACAGTCTAATGTGAATATAATGGTAAGCAAAGCTATTATTACGTCTGCTGGCCTAGGAAGTAGAATGAAATATATAACTTCAGTAATGCCTAAAGCACTACTACCACTATTTAAAAAAGAAGATGGAAAAAGAGTAATGAGACCTATAATTGATCTTATTATGGATTCTTTAAGAGCTTGTGGAGTTAACAATTTTAGCATAGTTGTAGGAAAACATGGAAAGCTTTTAATGGATTATTTATTCGAAAGAGGAGTAACTTTCTTCTTTCAAGACACTCCAAAAGGATTTGGGGATGCAGTATTAAGAGCAGAAAATTTTGCTTGTGGTGAACCCTTTTTTGTACATGCAGATGATGGTGTACTAACTGGAGGATATTATGAAGCAAAAGAATTATTTGAACAAAATAATCCTGATGCAGTATTATTATTAAGGAAGGTAAATAATCCACATAGATACGGTATAGCAAAAGTCAAAGACCAGGGAAAATTCATGAATCATGCTATGTATTACATTTTAGATGTTCAAGAAAAACCTCCTCAGCCTTTCTCTAATTTAGCAATTTCAGCAGTTTATATTTTCAAACCTAAAATCTTTACATATCTGAAAAATATAAAAATAAGCGAAGGAGAATTAGAATTAACATATGGGATAAAGAAAATTTTAGATGATGGAGGAGAAGTATTAAGTCTTGAATTAGAAGATGAAAAATGGTTAAATGTAGGAGATCCAGATAATTACTTTAAAGCATTAGAGTATTCATTTCAAAATTTATAATTATTTTCTTATTACCTCCATTTTGTTTTTGGCATAATTACTTGTTTATATCTTTCTAGCCTTTCCTTATAAGGAAGCAAATCTTCTATCATTACTTTTACTTCATCTTTCATATTTCTTTTTGGTTTGAATCCTAATTCTTCTAGAATT
This genomic window from Acidianus manzaensis contains:
- a CDS encoding teichoic acid transporter, whose protein sequence is MENKEKQGNRSAGFVRIGLFNLLLKTLVAPISFLFSLLVVRYLSSISIETFGIWQYIFILVTGYFTIPGDLFSSITSRYSAEGRKIGGIIIINALAGALSSLIYFFLIPDFVNISGYHIFSYFYLAILLIISIYLMKISNSIAIGKSPRLTAISTVSFQLLRLGSGIVLMFYFHLSIEAVILAYTIGYLSQILFNLVFVNANLKVDFKVAFTAVKKSLVFIMNYVQLIIESTLTLIIVALVGSAIPISYFESALIISNIVYWSQASTDGLVLKLQESKDPKLIETALKLFFTAGGIFLLIILVDGERLLYILRPEYIASIWALLVLSTSNFIRALYSIFYRAIYMKDETLSVESKGEFKGYTAKLTRNNVIISAFGVTSMLILAYMIKDNENIYQISPLLAVIISSALLINSIGMLISSFLTSKKLYSFRFPKREAIVSIFLSLLASFPFLGLTKERTIPELEIMIKLTLFSIIIYVVLSYFLNPYARSLIRTAIKEVKNFKL
- a CDS encoding sugar phosphate nucleotidyltransferase, with amino-acid sequence MVSKAIITSAGLGSRMKYITSVMPKALLPLFKKEDGKRVMRPIIDLIMDSLRACGVNNFSIVVGKHGKLLMDYLFERGVTFFFQDTPKGFGDAVLRAENFACGEPFFVHADDGVLTGGYYEAKELFEQNNPDAVLLLRKVNNPHRYGIAKVKDQGKFMNHAMYYILDVQEKPPQPFSNLAISAVYIFKPKIFTYLKNIKISEGELELTYGIKKILDDGGEVLSLELEDEKWLNVGDPDNYFKALEYSFQNL
- a CDS encoding class I fructose-bisphosphate aldolase; translation: MSGLDIRLKRLFEKGKTFIVALDHGLVMGPLKGIENPAEIVSKLSGIPDALQMSPAMLRIVEENFYTRSSSMIIARLDTANVWRKERKFSSGYYSMVYNVKEAVEAGADAVVTYLVVGYGDDRVEGYNIDQLSLARKEAHDYGIPFIIEPLYVSPDNPDSVKDVNLVKYVTRLASEIGADILKVDYTGSKESFREVVNVAFSPIVIRGGPKTKDDKEFLMMLKDAIDAGAKGITVGRNLWQSKDPVSMAKAIASIIKEDKKIEEITV